In the genome of Oscarella lobularis chromosome 1, ooOscLobu1.1, whole genome shotgun sequence, one region contains:
- the LOC136200158 gene encoding uncharacterized protein, with translation MHWSSIVLIFLCFVPLSCQNEESSPNCPLQKGDRGLPGHSGSPGIRGHKGDRGTQGNAGKNGDKGDQGAKGSQGLPGKQGPAGVVGPPGSQGRQGATGPQGPRGNTGIQGETGIQGPKGQKGIRGIKGETGPTGPRGRGGIDGIPGPPGHTGQAGPKGPKGDKGERGLNGHKGERGLQGIPGPDIDEEIMKKLKEQIVTDLKSSLGTILKPIAYIVGNYDGWQTYSDGQIITHWSTSTSGSRPSVLQGGMTYSNGYITVPESGIYFIYFNLYSAVSSNGGRHPAIYVDSLRIGLSYYYYENTRNKSLHLGMLWNVRKGSQLSVRAQGGSIRHYFGSDDSCFGAWKIN, from the exons ATGCACTGGAGCTCCATTGTCCTTatctttctttgcttcgtTCCGCTCTCCTGTCAAAACGAGGAGAGCAGTCCTAACTGCCCTCTCCAGAAAGGAGACAGA GGACTTCCAGGTCACTCGGGATCGCCAGGAATAAGG GGCCATAAAGGAGACAGAGGAACACAGGGAAACGCGGGAAAAAACGGAGACAAA GGTGACCAAGGTGCTAAAGGATCACAAGGCCTTCCGGGAAAACAG GGTCCCGCTGGTGTTGTTGGACCTCCTGGGTCCCAAGGTAGACAAGGTGCAACCGGACCACAAGGACCTCGTGGAAATACCGGAATACAA GGTGAAACAGGCATACAGGGCCCAAAAGGACAAAAAGGAATAAGAGGAATTAAA GGAGAAACTGGACCCACAGGACCAAGAGGGAGAGGAGGAATTGACGGAATTCCT GGTCCACCAGGTCACACAGGACAAGCAGGACCAAAAGGACCTAAAGGAGACAAG GGAGAGCGAGGGTTAAATGGTCACAAAGGAGAGCGTGGACTTCAAGGAATACCAGGACCTGAC ATAGATGAAGAGATtatgaaaaaattaaaagaacAG ATTGTAACAGATCTCAAGTCTTCACTTGGTACAATATTGAAACCTATTGCATACATTGTTGGAAATTATGATGGCTGGCAAACCTATTCTGACG GCCAGATAATTACTCATTGGTCAACTAGCACGTCAGGTTCCCGTCCATCCGTTCTCCAAGGCGGGATGACGTATAGCAATGGTTACATCACCGTGCCTGAATCTGgaatctattttatttacttcaATTTGTACTCCGCCGTATCGTCAAATGGCGGTCGTCATCCTGCCATTTATGTTGATTCACTTCGTATTGGCTTGTCATACTATTATTATGAAAACACTCGCAACAAATCTCTCCATCTTGGAATGCTTTGGAACGTGAGAAAGGGCAGTCAATTGTCTGTAAGGGCGCAGGGTGGAAGCATACGACattattttggctctgaCGATTCTTGTTTTGGCGCATGGAAAATAAACTAA
- the LOC136200102 gene encoding uncharacterized protein, which yields MSEEATTLPEVKLPQEEEEKVKLPQEEEEAKHPELEEVRLCLHVSESQLACWGLGRGIKATEPKRLMQVVARPVPVDGTTTANRDSEPCVEETRVGTGYSELSFSVSSKAELTRKLSSTLSASFSKAVAFECGASYEKSTVESQTKIAVGHQIRNRTYAFRLHAYDEEKRTVDPVRRTFVEDCILNEYSEGMQSRDGDAKSRGRMPELTEPTHASVSACNRAIEGPLGGVTHFVAAIDMGGKVYREVTKSSTVSNTNNDTNLAGTVKASRAAAKFRNDQGKSKTTYSKKERVMLHPNIIGKPLKRDQTIKRGEEVVVCLRVLPISSLVSNPAWSKSMRIALRNFIEDELQRAPHLVDLTRPFYLKAGTSFVAAYASGEVSMTEMKDRATPLYIETLPRRQRRFPWQEKIDLLTTPGVLFLIAFEIRGQRFYLCTSSRRKYQARVSTHLSDMSGGQFSLCHPGINKPMPLDSWLATGLLLQWKGGLFSHRYLQLMPDEKKASFLCRDDRLWEETGGVAQFQLVNAEKSEVVSELKDMPMQAPKIN from the coding sequence ATGTCAGAAGAGGCGACGACACTTCCCGAAGTCAAGCTTCcccaagaagaagaagaaaaagtaaagCTTCcccaagaagaagaagaagccaaGCATCCTGAACTTGAAGAAGTGAGGCTTTGCCTTCACGTCAGTGAAAGCCAGCTGGCGTGCTGGGGTCTCGGTCGAGGCATCAAAGCCACCGAACCGAAAAGGCTCATGCAAGTCGTCGCGCGTCCCGttcccgtcgacggaacgacgacggcgaaccGCGATTCCGAGCCGTGCGTAGAGGAAACTCGGGTGGGGACGGGGTACTCCGAGTTGAGTTTCTCCGTCTCGTCCAAAGCGGAGCTGACGCGGAAGCTAAGCTCGACGCTGTCGGCGTCCTTTTCGAAAGCCGTCGCCTTCGAGTGCGGCGCGTCGTACGAGAAATCGACGGTGGAGAGCCAGACGAAGATCGCCGTCGGGCATCAgattcgaaatcgaacgtACGCGTTTCGACTTCACGcgtacgacgaagaaaaacgcacaGTCGATCCCGTTCGACGAACGTTCGTCGAGGATTGCATTCTGAACGAGTACAGCGAAGGGATGCAGAGTCGCGATGGAGACGCCAAGTCGCGAGGGCGCATGCCCGAGTTGACGGAACCGACGCATGCGAGCGTATCCGCTTGCAATCGAGCAATCGAAGGCCCCCTCGGGGGCGTGACccacttcgtcgccgctaTCGACATGGGCGGAAAAGTCTACCGCGAAGTTACGAAATCATCAACAGTGAGCAACACGAACAACGACACCAACCTTGCTGGCACAGTCAAAGCGAGCAGAGCCGCCGCAAAATTCCGAAACGATCAAGGTAAATCCAAAACGACTTACTCCAAAAAGGAGCGCGTCATGCTGCATCCGAACATCATCGGTAAGCCGCTGAAGCGCGATCAGACGATCAAACGCGGCGAGGAAGTCGTCGTGTGTTTGCGCGTCTTGCCCATCTCCTCGCTCGTCAGCAATCCCGCCTGGAGCAAATCCATGCGAATTGCATTGCGCAACTTCATCGAGGACGAGCTCCAACGTGCTCCCCATCTCGTCGACCTGACGCGCCCCTTCTATCTCAAAGCGGGCACGAGTTTTGTCGCTGCGTATGCCAGTGGGGAGGTCAGCATGACCGAGATGAAAGATCGCGCGACGCCACTTTAtatcgaaacgcttccgcgacgacaacggcgtTTTCCTTGgcaggagaaaatcgatttgcTGACGACTCCTGGTGTTTTGTTTCTAATTGCATTCGAGATCAGGGGCCAGAGGTTTTACCtgtgcacgtcgtcgagacgtaAATATCAAGCAAGAGTTTCCACGCATCTTTCAGATATGTCCGGTGGTCAGTTCTCCCTGTGTCATCCCGGTATAAATAAGCCAATGCCACTTGACAGTTGGTTAGCCACCGGGCTGTTGCTTCAATGGAAAGGCGGTCTCTTCAGCCATCGCTACTTGCAACTGATGCcggacgagaaaaaggcgtCGTTCTTATGCAGAGATGATAGATTGTGGGAAGAAACTGGTGGAGTCGCTCAGTTCCAATTGGTAAATGCTGAGAAGTCAGAAGTGGTATCTGAGTTGAAGGATATGCCAATGCAGGCTCCCAAGATAAACTAA